In Nostoc sphaeroides, the genomic window ACACGGGGACACAGAGATAGGGAGAGTTGTTCTTTGCGTCCCCGTATCTGTTTTCTTTGATCAAGCTAGTCTATACGTAATTTAAAAAATCTTCTGTGTAGGCATAAATAAATTAACGCTACTTCTATACTGCCAGCATCACGCAAAATTTTGCTAACCAAATTAGGTATACACTCAGCAGTGAATCCAAAATCATGCTTTCGGGGCCCAAAGGCTGCGACAGCGAATAAAATTTCCTGTTTACCCAAAAGGCGATCGCAATACAACAATGCAGCATCGGCGGTGGAAGGCTATGAGTTAAATCTGCCGGTATTTACGCAGGGACGATTACTAAAACTTCAAAGTATTTTCATTATAAATATTTTTTAGCGCTCAAAGATTAAAATTTGTAACAAGTAGTCATTTACACCTTTGACATCAGAGAATATACCTTCAATAATGTTATTACATAAAAAAATTGATCGTGATATAGAATTTTTATTTGATTTTTGCCAAAATTACTGAGAGCAAAACCCAATCCGGCTAGCTCTCAGTCAGCTTTGCTGTTAAAAATCAAATGGAATTGCTATATAATCTGACATTAATAGGGTTGCATTATGCTTTTCTCGAATTCCAAAACCAGTTTAAAAAATCCCAAAAGAAATAAGAAAATAAGCAGAACTTTTTGGACACCTACTAAAATTGTGCTGCTCAGTGGACATTTAATCGTTCTACCTATTTGTACATTGATAATTTTATCCTTCTTATTGCCTTTATTCACTGCTAGCTTATCCGCTTCCATTGGAACGTCGCACCACTCTACATCGATTCCTTGGATAGATGATGCATCTGAATGTGAACATACTGGCAGAAACTGGCGCGATCGCAAGTGTTGGGATAATCAACACGATCCCACCTTCTGAATGGACATTGCATTAAAAGGTATGCAAATCATCAAAATAATTGCTTAAGAAAGACAAAACAGGTTAACAGCCTTGGAATTAGATCAAAATGGATATGTAGCCTGTTGTTTGTCCAACCTTGAATCAACCTAACTTCGTGCGAAATCTGCAAGAAACTCATTTAAATCGTGCCCGCGCCAGTCTCAGACAAGCGCTGTCTTGGTATGGATATCTTCGTAAGTCAGGACAGCTTTCATCCAACCCAGAATTGGCAGGTTTGTTGAAACCAGAATTGGAAGCTTTGAACTCCACACTCAACAAACTGGATTCTAACGTCATTAGAATTGCTGCCTTTGGTTTGGTGAGTCGTGGTAAGTCAGCAGTTTTGAATGCCTTACTAGGAGAGAAGATTTTGCAAACTGGGCCCCTGAACGGTGTCACTCAATGGCCCCGTTCCGTTCGTTGGCAGCCCGGTGGTAAGGTACTAGTAGAGTTAATTGATACTCCCGGATTAGATGAAATTGAGGGTGAGTTACGGGCAGACATGGCGCGAGGAGTAGTACATCAGGCTGATTTGATTTTGTTTGTTGTGTCTGGTGATATCACACGCACTGAGTATCAAGCACTGCTAGAATTGCGGCGATCGCAAAAACCCCTGATTTTAGTATTTAACAAAATAGACCTTTACCCAGATACAGACCAGGGAGCGATTTACCAAAATTTGCAACAACTCGGTGCCGGGCATCCTCAAGCGAAACCTTTACTACCAGATGAAATTGTCATGGTGGCGGCGGAACCAGCAGCAATGGAAGTGCGGGTTGAGTGGCCTGATGGGCGTGTCAGTTACGAATGGGAGACACCACCACCGCAAGTAGACGAACTCAAAGAAACAATTCTGAATATTCTCAATCGGGAAGGGCGATCGCTTTTGGCTTTAAATGCACTCATCCAAGCACGAGATGCAGAAGCCGCGATCGCTCAAAAAACCATCGAATTACGCGAACAAGAAGCTGAAAATATCATTTGGCAATTTACCAAATACAAAGCTTTGGCAGTAATGCTCAATCCCATTGCTTTTTTAGATATCCTTGGCGGAACTGTTGCTGATTTGGCTTTAATACGCGCCCTAGCTAGATTGTATGGTTTGCCGATGACTAGCTACGAAGCCGGGAAAATTTTAAAAACGATTTTATTTAGTTCTGGTGGCTTGCTACTGGGAGAATTAGGTAGCAGTTTGCTTTTGGGTTTGGGTAAAAGTACGGCAGCAATAACCAGTGGTGACAATCCCAGCAATATTACTGCCTTTGCTAGCAGTGCGATCGCTCAAGGTGGTATCGCCGGTTATGGCGCATACTCCGTCGGCAAAGCCGCCCAAGTCTATCTCGAAAAAGGCTGCACTTGGGGACAGTTGGGCGCTAGCAGCGTCATTCAAGAAATTCTCTCTCAAGTTGACCAAAATACAATTCTGTATCGCTTGCGACAAGAGTTAGGCATAAAATATTGAGAATAAATAAAAATTGTTAAGCATTTGTTACCGATTATAAGTGTTTATCAACTTCTATCAAACTCTTCTGACAATTGACTGACATTCCGAATTTGGGATGCAAGACTGAGAACATGACCATCACTAGCAGTGACTCCACCTAGTGCAATTCCCTTAGCTTTGTAAATTAAAGGTAAAAGTATCATGACAACTACCCTAAACTCATTTGATGCTGGGGCAACAAATCTTGAAGAAGCCATTATTGAAGCCATTACTGAAGCCCGTAAAACTTGTGAGCTAGATGGTAGTGATTCTGCTGGTTGTGCCGTAGCCTGGGACATTGTAGAAGAATTACAAGCTGAAAAATCCGATCAACAGCAAGCAAAATCAAAGAAAACCTCTTTGGAAAATTACTGCGATCGCCATCCTGAATCCGTAGAATGTCTAATCTACGACGTTTAACTCTTCCGTAAATCAGTTGTTGCTGATTGCGTTATTTGCTTAATTCCTTCTAAATCAGGTGGTGGCGTTTCACTTACCATTCCCAACCACAAAAGATATTCAATATTCCCAGCAGGGCCAGTGATCGGCGACCAAGTTAAGCCTTTGTATTTCCATCCTAATTCGTGGGCTGTTTGCAACACCTGGAAAATGGCATCAGCTTGGTCGTTTGGATCGCGCACAACACCTTTTTTACCCACACGGGATCTACCGACTTCAAACTGTGGCTTGACTAACAACACAGCTTCACGGTTAGCTTGAGTTAGTTGCCACAAAGCAGGCAGAATCTTCGTTAAAGAAATAAACGATACATCGACCACCGCCAAATCAGGAATTTGGTCATTTTCGCCATATAACTCATCTGGT contains:
- a CDS encoding GTP-binding protein, with the translated sequence MRNLQETHLNRARASLRQALSWYGYLRKSGQLSSNPELAGLLKPELEALNSTLNKLDSNVIRIAAFGLVSRGKSAVLNALLGEKILQTGPLNGVTQWPRSVRWQPGGKVLVELIDTPGLDEIEGELRADMARGVVHQADLILFVVSGDITRTEYQALLELRRSQKPLILVFNKIDLYPDTDQGAIYQNLQQLGAGHPQAKPLLPDEIVMVAAEPAAMEVRVEWPDGRVSYEWETPPPQVDELKETILNILNREGRSLLALNALIQARDAEAAIAQKTIELREQEAENIIWQFTKYKALAVMLNPIAFLDILGGTVADLALIRALARLYGLPMTSYEAGKILKTILFSSGGLLLGELGSSLLLGLGKSTAAITSGDNPSNITAFASSAIAQGGIAGYGAYSVGKAAQVYLEKGCTWGQLGASSVIQEILSQVDQNTILYRLRQELGIKY
- a CDS encoding Calvin cycle protein CP12, yielding MTTTLNSFDAGATNLEEAIIEAITEARKTCELDGSDSAGCAVAWDIVEELQAEKSDQQQAKSKKTSLENYCDRHPESVECLIYDV
- a CDS encoding TlyA family RNA methyltransferase, with product MAKQRLDTLLVELNLCSSRALAQRLIQAGEVTVNQQLIDKPGTEVDITAQINIKERSPFVSRGGEKLSKALSVFAIPVAERICLDGGISTGGFTDCLLQAGAKKVYGIDVGYGQVDWRLRNDSRVILRERTNLRQLRPDELYGENDQIPDLAVVDVSFISLTKILPALWQLTQANREAVLLVKPQFEVGRSRVGKKGVVRDPNDQADAIFQVLQTAHELGWKYKGLTWSPITGPAGNIEYLLWLGMVSETPPPDLEGIKQITQSATTDLRKS